One window from the genome of Paramisgurnus dabryanus chromosome 20, PD_genome_1.1, whole genome shotgun sequence encodes:
- the rock2a gene encoding rho-associated protein kinase 2, with product MSLGAERRMENRLRKLEAMIKDPRSAINLESLLDSMNALILDLDFPALRKNKNIETFLNRYEKVMCRIRELQMKPEDFERVKVIGRGAFGEVQLVRHKASQKVYAMKVLSKFEMIKRSDSAFFWEERDIMAFADSPWVVQLCCAFQDDRSLYMVMEYMPGGDLVNLTSTYDVPEKWAKFYTAEVVLALDAIHSMGFIHRDVKPDNMLLDRNGHLKLADFGTCMKMDETGMVHCDTAVGTPDYISPEVLKSQGGDGCYGRECDWWSVGVFIYEMLVGDTPFYADSLVGTYSKIMDHKNSLNFPDDVEISQEAKNIICAFLTDREIRLGRSGVEEIKKHPFFKNDQWTFSTIRETSAPVVPELSSDIDTSNFDEIEEDKGEVETFPTTKAFVGNQLPFVGFTYFKEDQLLKDVNSSAMRNDHPTSSNIEDNLALQKKLHSLEEQLNIEMQAKDELEQKYRSNFSRLEKITKELDEEINGRKVLETSLRQLEREKALLQHKSVESHRRAESEADRKRCLENEVNGLRDQLDEMKKKNQNSHISNEKNIHLQKQLDEANALLRAESDAAARLRKAQAESSKQMQQMEGNVRELQDKYCMLENSKLTLERENITLQAALDAEKREHTQGSETISDLQARISGLEDEVKQVRQALSKAETEKRQLQEKLTDLEKEKSNKEIDMTYKLKVLQQGLEQEEAAHKATKARLADKNKISESIEGAKSEAVKDLEQKLQEERSSKQRVENRVLELEKKNSMLDCDYKQSLQKLEELRRNKERLTEEVKNLSLKIEQEVQKRSLTQNDLKVQNQQLITLRTSEKQLKQEINHLLDIKRSLEKQNMELRKERQDSDGQMKELQDQLEAEQYFSTLYKTQVRELKEECEEKNKLYKDMQQNLQELQEERDSLAAQLEITLTKADSEQLARSIAEEQYSDLEKEKIMKELEIKEMMARHRQELSEKDTTITSLEEANRTLTNDVANLANEKEELNNKLKEAQDNMQNIRNEEQSVAQVKLTLEKQLQVEKTLKTQAVNKLAEIMNRKEVRGGGSRRGNDTDVRRKEKENRKLQLELRSEREKLNSSIIKYQREINDMQAQLADESQVRIELQMALDSKDSDIEQLRSLLNSLNVHSLDSVSMSSGPDIDTDESLAETRLEGWLSLPVRNNTKRFGWERKYVVVSSKKILFYNSEQDKEHSNPYMVLDIDKLFHVRSVTQTDVYRADAKEIPRIFQILYANEGESKKEQEEALPGDKSSYICHKGHEFIPTLYHFPTNCEACTKPLWNMFKPPPALECRRCHIKCHKDHMDKKEEIIAPCKVNYDVSTAKNLLLLATSQEEQQKWVGRLIKKIPKKPPAPDAPHRSSPRVPSKVQASQSLRRPSRQIPPSKPRFVSTVREPTACVEKSGFIYHKGHEFMPLFYHFPANCDACTKPLWNMFKPPLALECQRCQIKCHKEHMDRKEEDLRPCSPDQFNPQFSAG from the exons ATGAGAAGGTTATGTGTCGTATTCGGGAACTCCAGATGAAGCCGGAGGATTTCGAAAGAGTGAAGGTGATCGGTAGAGGAGCATTTGGAGAAGTTCAGCTG gTTAGGCATAAAGCCTCTCAGAAGGTCTATGCAATGAAGGTGCTCAGTAAGTTTGAAATGATCAAACGTTCAGACTCCGCCTTCTTCTGGGAGGAACGTGACATCATGGCATTTGCAGACAGTCCGTGGGTCGTACAG CTGTGCTGTGCGTTCCAGGATGACCGCTCGCTCTATATGGTTATGGAGTACATGCCAGGAGGAGATCTCGTCAATCTCACCAGCACGTATGACGTTCCTGAGAAGTGGGCAAAGTTCTACACGGCCGAGGTCGTGTTGGCTTTGGACGCCATTCACTCCATGGGCTTCATTCATCGAGACGTCAAACCGGACAACATGCTGCTGGACCGCAACGGGCACCTTAAACTCGCAGACTTCGGGACATGCATGAAAATGGATGAG ACAGGGATGGTTCACTGTGATACTGCAGTTGGTACCCCGGATTACATCTCACCAGAGGTACTCAAGTCTCAAGGAGGGGATGGTTGCTACGGCCGGGAGTGTGACTGGTGGTCAGTAGGAGTATTTATCTACGAGATGCTGGTCG GTGATACACCATTTTACGCTGATTCTCTGGTGGGGACCTACAGTAAGATTATGGATCATAAGAACTCGCTTAACTTCCCCGATGATGTTGAGATCTCTCAAGAAGCCAAAAACATCATCTGCGCCTTCCTAACAGACAG AGAAATTCGGCTTGGTCGAAGCGGTGTAGAGGAAATTAAAAAACACCCTTTCTTCAAAAACGACCAGTGGACCTTCAGCACCATTAGAGAGA CTTCAGCTCCTGTGGTTCCAGAACTAAGCAGTGATATAGACACTAGTAATTTTGATGAGATAGAAGAGGATAAAGGAGAAGTTGAGACCTTTCCTACAACCAAAGCCTTTGTTGGCAATCAGTTGCCCTTTGTTGGCTTCACCTACTTTAAAGAAGACCA GTTGTTGAAAGATGTCAACAGTTCAGCAATGAGAAATGATCATCCCACATCCAGCAATATAGAG GACAATTTAGCT CTTCAGAAGAAACTTCACTCCCTGGAGGAGCAGCTCAATATTGAGATGCAGGCCAAAGATGAACTGGAGCAAAAATACAGAAGCAACTTCAGCCGCCTGGAAAAGATCACCAAAGAGCTTGATGAAGAG ATAAATGGCAGGAAAGTGTTGGAGACGTCTCTGAGACAgctggagagagagaaagctctGCTGCAGCACAAGAGCGTGGAAAGTCACCGCAGAGCCGAAAGCGAAGCTGACCGCAAACGCTGCCTGGAAAATGAGGTGAACGGTCTGAGAGATCAGCTGGATGAGATGAAAAAGAAGAACCAGAACTCGCACATTTCCAATGAGAAGAACATTCACCTGCAGAAACAG CTGGATGAGGCGAACGCATTACTGCGAGCCGAGTCTGACGCAGCTGCACGACTGCGTAAAGCCCAAGCGGAGAGCTCCAAACAGATGCAGCAGATGGAGGGTAATGTGAGAGAACTGCAGGATAAATACTGCATGCTGGAGAACAGCAAGCTCACCCTGGAGAGAGAAAATATCACCCTGCAGGCCGCGCTGGACGCAGAGAAACGAGAGCACACCCAGGGCTCTGAGACCATCTCTGATCTGCAAG CACGGATCTCTGGTTTGGAGGATGAGGTTAAACAAGTGAGACAGGCTCTGTCCAAAGCTGAGACAGAAAAGAGACAACTTCAGGAGAAACTTACAGATCTGGAAAAG GAGAAGAGCAATAAAGAGATTGACATGACCTATAAGCTGAAGGTGTTACAGCAGGGCTTGGAGCAGGAGGAAGCGGCACACAAAGCAACAAAAGCTCGACTCGCAGACAAAAACAAGATCAGCGAGTCTATCGAAGGAGCCAAATCTGAGGCTGTGAAAG aTCTGGAGCAGAAGCTGCAGGAAGAACGGTCCTCTAAACAGCGCGTGGAGAACAGGGTTTTGGAATTGGAGAAGAAAAACTCCATGCTCGACTGTGACTACAAACAGTCACTGCAGAAGCTCGAGGAACTGAGAAGAAACAAGGAGAGACTCACAgaagag GTGAAGAATCTGTCTCTGAAGATCGAACAGGAGGTGCAGAAACGTTCTTTGACTCAGAATGACCTGAAGGTTCAGAACCAGCAGCTCATCACTCTGCGTACGTCAGAAAAACAACTAAAGCAGGAGATCAACCACCTTCTGGACATCAAACGCAGCCTGGAGAAACAGAACATGGAACTGCGCAA ggaGCGTCAGGACTCTGATGGGCAGATGAAGGAACTTCAGGATCAGTTGGAGGCCGAGCAGTATTTCTCT ACGTTGTATAAGACACAGGTGCGAGAGCTGAAAGAAGAGTGTGAAGAAAAAAATAAGCTATATAAAGACATGCAGCAGAATCTACAAGAGTTGCAGGAGGAGAG GGATTCTCTCGCAGCTCAGCTGGAGATCACACTCACGAAAGCTGACTCCGAGCAGCTGGCACGCTCCATCGCGGAGGAACAGTATTCCGACCTGGAGAAAGAGAAGATTATGAAGGAGCTGGAGATCAAAGAGATGATGGCCAGACACAGGCAGGAGCTCTCTGAGAAGGACACCACCATCACCTCT TTGGAAGAAGCGAATCGCACTTTGACGAATGATGTGGCAAACCTGGCCAATGAGAAGGAAGAACTTAACAACAAGCTAAAGGAGGCGCAAGACA ACATGCAGAATATTAGAAATGAAGAGCAGTCCGTTGCGCAAGTAAAACTCACTCTTGAGAAACAGCTGCAGGTGGAGAAAACTCTCAAAACACAG GCGGTGAATAAACTGGCAGAGATTATGAACAGGAAGGAGGTCAGAGGTGGTGGCAGTCGGCGTGGAAATGATACAGATGTCAGAAGGAAGGAGAAAGAGAACAGGAAGTTGCAGCTGGAACTTCGATCCGAGAGGGAGAAACTCAACAGCTCCATTATTAAATACCAGAGAGAAATTAATGACATGCAAGCG CAACTGGCAGATGAGTCGCAGGTGCGCATTGAGCTTCAGATGGCTCTGGATAGTAAAGACAGCGATATTGAGCAACTTCGCAGCCTGCTGAACTCTCTTAATGTCCACTCACTTGATTCTGTCAGTATGAGCAGTGGTCCAGATATAGACACCGATGAGTCACTTGCAG AGACGAGGTTGGAGGGTTGGTTGTCTTTACCAGTGAGGAACAACACAAAACGCTTTGGATGGGAAAGAAAG TATGTTGTGGTGAGCAGCAAGAAGATTCTGTTCTACAACAGCGAACAGGACAAAGAGCATTCCAATCCTTACATGGTGTTAGACATAGA TAAACTTTTCCATGTACGATCGGTAACCCAGACTGACGTTTATCGTGCTGATGCCAAAGAGATCCCCAGAATATTCCAG ATCTTGTATGCTAATGAGGGCGAGAGCAAGAAGGAACAAGAAGAGGCTCTTCCTGGGGACAAGTCCAGCTACATTTGCCATAAGGGTCATGAGTTCATTCCCACCCTCTACCACTTTCCCACTAACTGTGAAGCTTGTACCAAACCCCTGTGGAATATGTTCAAACCACCTCCAGCCCTGGAGTGCAGGAGATGCCACATCAAGTGCCACAAAGACCACATGGACAAGAAGGAAGAAATCATTGCTCCCTGCAAAG TCAACTACGATGTGTCTACGGCTAAAAACCTGCTGCTGTTAGCCACATCTCAAGAGGAACAGCAAAAGTGGGTTGGTCGACTGATAAAGAAAATCCCTAAGAAACCTCCGGCACCGGATGCCCCTCACCGCTCCTCACCCAGAGTTCCCAGTAAAGTACAAGCCAGTCAATCCTTGAGAAGACCCAGTCGACAAATACCACCCAGCAAACCCAG GTTTGTAAGCACCGTAAGGGAACCTACAGCGTGCGTGGAGAAATCTGGCTTCATCTACCACAAGGGTCATGAGTTTATGCCTTTATTCTACCACTTCCCTGCAAACTGCGATGCCTGTACCAAACCCCTGTGGAACATGTTCAAACCACCTCTAGCCCTGGAATGTCAGAGATGTCAAATCAAATGCCACAAAGAGCACATGGACAGGAAAGAGGAAGATCTCAGACCATGTTCTCCAGACCAATTCAACCCCCAGTTCTCCGCTGGGTGA